A region of the Microscilla marina ATCC 23134 genome:
CGATAAAATTAAGTGGCTGGGAAGCTATGTAAAGTTGATTTAGGTAGATTTTAATCATTATAAAATGAATAAGGAGGATTTTTCGGGTAAACTGAGAAATCCTTTTTTGTTTTAAACTATGCCGTAAACTATTTGCTATCAGTGGGTTATTTAAAGAAAGGAGGCCATTTTAAATAAAAACTATTGAGTTAGTTTTTAAACTAAAAAAATAGTTGTAAGTTTGTTTTATATAAGATGTAGTAAGAGATAAAACAATATTTAACACTAACACTATGGCAAGAAGAACCCCAGTAGAGGTAAATGCCGGCTCTATGGCTGACATTGCCTTTTTATTGCTGATTTTCTTTTTGGTAACCACTAAAATCCCTAATGAAAAAGGATTGCCTATTTTGTTACCACCAAAGAATACTCACCAAGAGAATGTAAAGGTAAAACAAAAAAATATTCTAACGGTATTGGTAAACTCTAACAATCAATTGTTAGTAGAAAAAGAGCCTTTGAACATCAAAGACTTGCGTAAAACCACCATTGATTTTTTGGAGAACAGAGGAAGCAATCCTCAATCTTCGGATAGCCCGCAAAAGGCAGTAGTATCTATCAAAACAGACAGAGGTACAAATTATAATACCTATATGAAAGTAATGAATGAGGTACAAGCGGCTTATAATACTTTGCGGGCAAAACGAATGGGTATTTCATTGCAAAACTACCTGGCACTAGATAAAGAGAAAGCAACTAAAAAAATGCTTGACAAGTACAAGGAAGCCAAAGACGAATACCCTTTAAGGATTTCAGAAGCAGAACAATCAACGGCAGGACAATGATTTTTTTGTTGAAAAAAATGGTTAAACCTGAGTAATACCATTGCCATAGTACTTCATTGATTGAAAATGTAAGTGTTGATGACGAAGGTATTACTTGTAAACTTAGAAAATATGCTAAACCAGATGGCATCTGTGAGTAAATAGGCGATTGCTTGGGGAGTTTTTATCCATAATTAATACCATCGCAAGGGTATACCTTGATTCAAAATATGGTATTATCATTATAGAAATGGGCAACCACAACCTGGCGTCAAACCTAGCGGATAAATGGATGTTTGCTAAGGTTAGAATAGCTGATGATGCATTGCATTGCATTGCATTGTGTTGTTGGTGTTGTCTGTGATGATTAGAAAGCGGAAACAGCATGAAAAAATGTCCTATGCTACTGAGTAGCCTTAAATAAGCTAAAAAGCCCAAAGCTACAGACATTCTCTGTAGACTTGGGCTTTTATATCATTTGACCAACCTTGTTTTTATTCAATGTAAAAACCTTGAAGCCGTTTGGTGAATTTTTGATTGTTAAAAAGCATTTCGCCTTTGTTTTGTAGTGTTTCGGCACCCATGTCGCCTAAAATAATTCGACTTTCGTTTTGGTTTTGAACCTTAAATGCAATCCGGGAAGGTAAATTGGTGCGTAATAACCCTTCAAGTATTTTAGCGTCAGGTCGTTGAGTGGCTAAAATCAAGTGAATGTGTGCTTCACGCCCTTTTTGGGCTAACCGAATAAGCAAAGCCTCTAAACCTTTGTTTTGCCCCAGCAAATCAGCCAGTTCATCTATTACCACCACTATAGGCATTTCTAAATCCAGCTTTTTCTTTTGGTAGCGTTCATCCATTTCTTCTACCAAATCGCTCATGATGGCATCGGCATCTTTGGTATTTTTTATCAACATGCAGCGTTCTTTGTCTTCATAACCGCCAAAAGTAGTCCCTCCCTTTGGGTCAACCAATACCAAGTTCAAGTACTTTTTACTAAGTTGATACACCAGGTTTTTCAAAAATACGCTTTTGCCACTACCAGTAGTTCCACCTATCAGCAAGTGAGGCAGTGATTCTAATGTAGTGGTAAATACCCGATCTTCATCATCTAGTCCAATCATTAAAGAATAATCTCGATCATTGGTTTCAAACAAGTACTCCTCCACATAAAAAGGAGGGATTTCATCTTTTATTACATTTACACTAAATGTACGTTCCCGTGAAGAATTGGCAAGGTAAAGCTTATTATGTAGCCCAGTTTGAAGCTCCAGGTTACTTTTAGTAATTTCATCTACAATTTCGCGGTTATGGTTCAAGTCCCTTACCTCAAAATAGTATTTAGAAATTCGCTGAAAATCACGATAGCCCAAGTACTTCACCGCAATTTTGGTTTCTATAAATGCCTCATGCAGTTTTTCCGAAAGTTTATCTTTTACTTTTACAATCAATTCTTCCAAATTATCCAAATCTTCGGCAGGAGCATCGGCAGCTATGTTGGGTATTTCGTTCAAAAAAAAGTTAACTACATCTACATCGGTGCCCGCAAACTTTTCTTCTAAAATTTTAAAACCCTGGCGACAATGCTTTTCTACCAGGCGCATAGGTTCTTCGCTATTGATGTCAACCTTGCGTTGGTGTACAATAGACAACAAGTTGATGATTAAGTATTTTTCAGTGTTATTAAACAAACTGGTATAATCGGTAATTACCCGAATGCTTCGGTCAATTTTCTCGTCTTCTTCAAATTGGGTGTTTTTAGATTTAATGGAAATGAAGAAAGCCAATTTCCAAATCACCACATCATACAAAGAGGTCATTCCTAATTGTTCTTTGATATATAAGCTCACTTTTCGGAGCGTTTTTCTAGCGTTTGCTTGTATTTGTAGAGCCATAATCGGAGGTTATTTTTCTTCTACATAGCCTTCTTTAAAGTAAGAAGAGCGGTTTTCATAACTATTTAAAATGGTATATTCTTTAGCCAAATGTGGTTTCAAGTATTGATATTCATCACTTTTGGGAGCAATTTCTGAGTCAGTGGCAAGTATAATTACCTGATTGGCAGCTTGTGGGTAATAATGTTTAATAATTCGTTCCCGATTTAGTTTATCAATACGTGCCAACGGAGTATCTACACATACAAAAGCGTCTACTTTGGCAACCTTACTAATGGCTTGCATCAACAAAGTGGCAACAATCTGTTTTTGCCCCGACGAAAGCGAACCTATGGCTTGCTCTTTACTAGCTTTGTTATAAATCTTAATATTAAAACGATTGTCGATTTTTACCTTATAAATCCGGTCATCAGGCAATAGTTTTTTAAGGGTTTGGCTAAATTCCTTTTGTAAGGCGTTTACTTTAGACTTGAGCAATTCATCGATAAACTCATTAAAAAAGTCAATGGTTCTTTCAGTTAAATCAAGCGCACGCTTTACTGGCTTGGCAATGGCAAACTGGTTTTTAAGGTCAATAATCTGGTTTTCTAAATCGGTTTTGCGTTTGGCGCTTTCAGCGTGTTGTCAACGCGTACTTCCTATAGTTTGTTCCAATTGATTACGTTCTGCTTCGGCAGTTGCCAATTCTTTTTTGAATGTATCCAGCTTTTGCTGTTTTTCATCATCATCTCCCTGCGATGTTTCTACCTGGTCTTGCAATGCCTCTACATCCTTAGTAAGTGCATTCAAGGTTTGAAGCTCCTTGCGGGTAAATGCCTCTTGTTGGAAAATATCTTGAAGTAGCTGTTTGTCCTCTTCATAAAAATAGATGACTTGCTGCTCCATTTGGTGCTTATCGTCCTTGGTAAACTTTTTATAAACCTTGTCTATACGTTCTTGATAAAACTCTTGAGTATGAAAGCTTAACCTGTGTTCGGGAGGTACCCCTTCATCGTCAAAATCATCCTCAAAAATGCTGTTCTTGATTTTATTCAATAGCTTTTTAAAGCGAATGAGTTGTTCGTCGAGTTGGTAATTTACGTTGTCATCATTGAGTTTGTCAAGGTACTCTTTGGCAAGGTCGTGTGCCATCATGATAAACAAACTATTGTTTTTTACCTTGTCATTCAATGATTTGCGTATTTGAGCCAGCTCCTTACTTTTCCTTTCCAGGTCTTTTTTGAGGACTTTTAGGTTAGGAGCATCAGTGGACTTTAACCCGAAAACTTTGTCGCGGATTCGCTCAATTTCATTGTTTTTTTGTTTCACCTGTTTGTTGAGCGTGGTGATTTCTGCTTGCAAATATTCCAGATTGGCTTGGATACTCAATATTTCGGCATCTATTTTTTTAATTTGTTCAGCAGTAGGGGCATCTTGTACGTCAGCATTAAAATCACGTTTGATACGGGCTATATTACTCCCATCGATCAACCTTTCATAAGCCTTGATATTAAGCAGAGTTTTCAGCGAATCTTCTACGTTGATATTTTTGGTGTTAATGAGTGATTCTATTTTTTCACCGTCAAAAAAGAAGAATTGCGCAAAGTTTTTGGGCAAGATATTTTCCAAAAAATCTTCATTACGTTCTTGCCCATCGTAGCTTATAATGGCTTGTTCTTGAAAACCTGACCCATCCTTTACAAAACGGCGATGAATACGTAGTTCTTTACCTTCTAGTTCGAGCACACCGTCAACAGTGGCAGAAAACCCTGTATAAACACGTTCTTTGTAGCGTATTTCAAGGGCGCGGTCAAGCAAATGAAAAATCATTGATTCTTCATTTGAAACCGTACACTAATTTTTTTTGGAGAAATGTGGGAAAGAAAGCATAAGATGAGCAATTTTGAGGTGGAAAAAATAACATAAACTACCCATCATTATGCTTTACAAAACTATAAAAAAAGTCTCGCAAGTCTTCATAAAATTAGTGGAAAAGCGGATCAGGCTCGCTTTGAGAAACTCACAAACTTTATATACTGCGTCATTAAGAAAGGAGAAAGCTCCTTACAGAAAATAGGTGAAGGACTCGAAGAATCCATTGATGTGGAAAGTAAGGTCAAAAAGGTGAAACGCTTTTTAAAAAGTAAGTATACTGATTATCAGAGCTTTTTTATGCCTTTTATTGCTTCATTTTTAGCCGGATTTTCCACTACATCTCGTTTGTTTATCAGTATTGATGGCTCAGTAGTGGGCAAAGATTGTATGGCTTTAGTAGTATCAATTGTTTATGGTAAACGAGCCATTCCCATTGCCTGGGTTGTTCGTCAGCAAAAAAAAGGGCACATGAGTGTAACATAGTAAAGGTCGTAAGCACATTACTTCCCAAATCTGTGGAGATTATACTGTAGGTGATGGTGAATTTGATTCAGTTGAATTACAAGCATTTGCAACATCACAGGGTTGGAAATATGTTTTGAGGACCGCTAAAAATACTCTTCTGGAAACCCAGGATGGGGAAAGGTTTAAGCTAAGTACTTGTTATCCTGATCCTACCCAGAATCATTTTTGGATCGAAGATGCTTACTTTAGTGAACACAGATATGGGGTAGTGAATTGTTTAGTTTGGCACCATCCTTCATATGATGAGCCTATTTATCTAGTTTCCAACCTTAGTTGGTTCAAAGATTTAATGGACTTTTACAAAAAAAAGGTTCAGTATCGAAACAATTTTTGGTGACATGAAGTCTCGTGGATTTAACCTCCATAAGGTAAGGGTGAAAAATCCAGAAATGCTTGATAACTTACTCATTATTGTAGCACTCGCATTTCTATTAGTTTTTGCTTTGGGAGTTAATCAAAAACATATTAAAATTAGCCGAATTGTGAGAAAAGATAGAATACATCAATATTCTATCTTCCAAATTGGGTATAAAATAGCAAACTACATTTCCGAAAATCAGGAAGATGTATTTTACAAATTAGAAAACATTTTTAAACCGTTTTTTTGTGTACGGTTTTGAAGATTCTTCAAGGTTGTGTTTGACACATAACTCCTTTACTAGTTTCTTTTCTTCTTTTTGCAAATCATTAAGAAAAACATTGTGTTCAAATTTAAGAAAGGAATGGGAATTTTAGAACCTTATGCCCAAGCAAATATGTAAGTGAGTACAAAAAATAAAGGAGTATCCTTGTTTGAGTGATGCTCCTGCATAGAACTAATCCAGCAAATCGGGTTGCTCTTTGGTAATGCGTTGCCAAAGTGGTTGGAACTGAAACCAGCCCGCCAGAGGTGAACCAAGCTCTGCTTGAGTTTTGCTTGCCACCTCATGCGAAATCATCACGGGTTTGCCCACCGACTCGGCTAAGAGTTGTGCCTGACAACTGCGTTCCATCGTGATAAACCACCAGGCGGCAGCTTCTACAGTATTGCCTACTGTAAGCAAGCCGTGATTTTGCAAAATAACCGCCTTGTATTGCCCCAATGCTTGGGCAATCCGAGTGCCTTCTTCTAGTTCATTTACTACCCCGTTATAATCGTCAAACAACTCATGGTCTTGGTAAAAAGCACAGGCATCTTGGGTAATAGGAGAAAGTTTACGCCCTAAAGTAGACCAGGCTTTGCCATACATAGAGTGGGTATGGGCAGCAGCTATTACTTTGGGACGTGCTTTATGTATACAAGAGTGAATAGCAAAAGCGGCGCGATTGATCATAGGATGTTTGCCTTCTACTACTTCTCCTTTGTCATTACATAATACCAGGTCAGAGACCTTGATTAAACTAAAATCTAACCCAAAAGGGTTTACCCAAAAATGATTGGTATATTCTGGGTCACGAGCAGTGATATGTCCAGCAACTCCCTCGTCGAAACCAAATTTAGCGAACAATCTAAAGGCTGCGGCTAATTGCCTCTTTAGATAATTCCTTTGTTTTTGGGGAGTATCATACTGAGGTGGTCGTGGCACATTGTCAGTTATTTTACTTTGGTCTTTAGTAAGTGCTTTGTTAGTCATTTTTTTTTATGTTTTATTAGGCAAATAAGCATTATTTACTCTCATAAAAATAAAGAAAAGCAAGAAATTGAGGAAAGGTTTGAGGGTTTAATTGACAGTGTTTGGCAATAGAGTGGCAAAATGGGGACAGCTTGTAGAAGTATTAATAAAATGTAAAAAAGAGGTGTTCAACACACCTCCTTTTATATAATGATTATTTTCTATTGTTCAAATTTCTTGAATACACCAATAGCATTGTGACCCCCAAAACCAAATGTATTGCTCATAGCAATGTTTACATTCTTGGCTTTTGCTGTATTAGGCGTCAGCTGAAGGCGAGCATCTATGTTTTCGTCTCGGTTATCCAGGTTAACTGTAGGAGGAATCATGTTATTTTTTATACTCAATATACTTGCCACTGCTTCAATAGCTCCAGCTGCTCCCAACAAGTGACCCGTCATAGATTTGGTAGCACTTACATCCAGGTTATTCAGGTGGTCAGTAAACAATTCTGAGATAGCTTTCATCTCACCTACATCGCCCACTGGAGTAGACGTTGCGTGTGCATTGATATAATCTATGTCTGCCAAACCAATGTCAGCATCTGCCATGGCACGTTGCATGGCCAATTGAGCACCCAAACCTTCAGGGTGAGTCGCTGTGATGTGGTAAGCATCAGCTGCGGTTCCTCCTCCAATTACTTCAGCATAAATGGGGGCGTTTCGCGCGAGCGCATGCTCCAAATCTTCTAAAATAAGTGCGCCAGCACCTTCACCCAACACAAAGCCATCACGGTTGGCGTCAAATGGGCGTGAAGCTGATGTGGGATTTTCGTTGTTGCTAGACAAAGCTTTCATTGCACTAAACCCCCCTACCCCAGTAGCATTTACAGATGCTTCGGAACCGCCCGTTACAATGATTTTGGCTTGCCCTAAACGGATAAAATTAAAAGCATCTATTAAAGCGTTAGTGCTCGATGCACACGCTGACACAGTGCAGTAGTTTACACCACGAAAGCCATACTTGATAGAAATCATACCTGCGGCAATATCAGCAATCATTTTAGGTACTAAAAACGGGTTGAACTTAGGCTGACGATCACGGTCAGCAAAGCCTATGATTTCTTCTTGAAGTGTATTCAAACCACCAATACCTGATGCCCAAATCACACCTACTTCATTGGTGTCTATTGTATCAAGGTTTAGTTGGGCGTTTTTGATAGCTTCTTCTACCGACACCATTGCAAACTGGGTAAACAAGTCCATCTTGCGGGCTTCTTTACGGTCAAAGTGATCATTAGGCTCAAATCCCTTTACTTCACAGGCAAATTGGGTTTTGAAATTAGAAGGGTCAAAGCGAGTGATTTTGTCTGCACCGCTTTTTCCACTCATCAACCCTTGCCAATAGTCTTCTATATTGTTACCAATTGGAGTGAGGGCACCCATACCAGTGACTACCACTCTTCTTAATTGTATTGTTTTGCTAAATGTATTCATAACCAATTATTTGTAAACAACCGAAAGGGATGTTTTGTACTGCAAATTAATGATTTATGTCTAATGTATCTATTAAATGTTCTATATGAACCAAAGCATTTAAAATATACTTGGGGTCTTTGTGGGTTTTTGCCAGCATAATACTCCCTTCTATCAAAGAAATACTTAATCCCGCAAAATGAAATGCATCAGTCTCAGGTTTAAACTCTTTTTGCCGAATACCCAGCACGATAATATCTGTTAGCTTTGTTTCCCATTTTTTAAATGATAAAGCTACCTGTTGGTTGAGCATCGGGTGAGTGTCGTCAGAGTCTATAGCCACATTGAGCATAGGGCACCCCCCATAATCGAGCACTGTTTGATAATTTTGACGATGAAACTCGCAAAAAGTCATCAGTTTTGCCCGCGCTGATGTTTGCTCGGCAACCATTGCCCATAAATCGGCAAAGAGCAAGTTTACATTATAAGAAAACACTGCCAGGGCAATTTCATCCTTATTATGAAAATTATTGCCATAAATGCTCCCCTTGCTCATCCCAGTTACTTTAATAATATCTTGGATAGAGGTACCTGCATAACCTTTTTGGTTAAACAAGCGTGCTGACTTTTCTATGATAGTTCTTTTGGTCTTTTCTGATTTTTTCATAAACCTTATTGCCGATAAGATGAAAAAACGAATACAAAAATATACCGATTGGTTTAAAAATGAAAAAAACTTGAGTAATAGTGTGAGAAAATTTAGTGAATGTGGTTAAGTAACTGACTGATGGTTAGTTGATGTTCTGATAGTTAGTTTTTGCTACTTAGTGTGAAACGTGTAATAAATGAGCCTGTTTGTGTAAAAAAAAGGCTTACATCTCAATCCCATTTTCTTGCTTAAATGCTATGTTTGCGGCCTTTTTTTAACTGTTGTACTATGAAACTATTTTGCATTTTACCTTGATTGAGTTTGCTGCTGTCTCACTATTTATGTTTAAGCATAAATACCTACTAGCGTAGGTTTTTAGTAAAAATAGCCTTACAAGTCAAAATTGATGAGTAAGAAATTTTTGTCGGTTAATTACGTTTTTTAGGGGTGATACAAAGGGTGTTTATAGGAGCAAACGTGGCTAAAGTACAATGAAAATACCCTGTTTATGTCACACATATAAACTATTTGTACATTTTCTGCGTTGTTCCTATGAACTGTTTTGATTTCCTGGATTTATTTCAGATTATTTTTTAAAGGGAAGTCTTATGAGGTATTATTAACTTATTTGAGCCAAGTGGCTATTGTAAAGGAAGCTGCTGGTGATTTGAAAAGAGAATTAAATTACCATAAATGTACTTTTACAAGAATACATTACCTCTGTGACTTTACTTTGTAAATATGAAATCTAGCAAATTGTTCAGAAGGTGTAATGTAGGTAAATAAACCGTTTTTACTTACAAATAACCTTACATGACTTGGCAGTTCACTGTAAATCAACTCTCAATCGTATTTAACCATCTAAAAAATGACAACCAAAACAACGTTGCACCTTTCACAAGAAGATGTTTACTATGACCACATTTTAAGCCCAAACAATGCCTATTATAGTATAGGTGGCTATGTACTTTTGCATGACACTCCTGACATTAACCATTTCAAACAAGTATTAAAAACTCTTCCCGAAGTATTTGATGTTTTCCGCATCCAGTTTGACTTTAGCCAAGACAAGCCTCTTGCAGGCTTCAAAGAACAAGTCGTTTTCAATGTAATAGAAAAAGACTTTAGTGATAGTAAAGAGAAAGCTATCCAATGGATGCAGGCGCGTTTTCAAACAGTATTGGATATCAATGGCTCACAGTTGTATGAGTGTTTTTTGATAAAAATAAGTGCTACTGAGTACTACTGGTTTTTTCGTTGCCACCACATCTTAATCGATTTACTAGGTTATGCCATCATTGTAAACTATGTATTGAATCAATACCAGGCTTTACAAAGCAAAAAAGAGCTTGACACTACAATAGCCTATCCTGCTTATCAGAATCACATGGTGGATTCTTGGGAGTACATCAACTCTGAAGATTATTTAAAAGATAAAGAGTACTGGGAACAAAAGTTTAAGGTGGCTCCTGAATTGCTGTTGAAAAAACACAAAAAAAGCAATGAAAAAGGAAGTGAAAGTTTTACGGTGGAATTGTCTGAGGAGCAGAGACAACAGTTAGCAAAAACTGCTCAGCAAGCAAATACCAGTGTGAATCAACTTACCTTGGCAGCTTTGTCCATCTATTTTGCCCAAATTCAAACTTTAGACGAAGTAGTACTAGGGATGCCTATCCATGGCAGGTGGAACAGAGAACAAAAAAATACAGTAGGGATGTTTTCTAAATATGTATTGTTCCAGAGCTCGTTCCAGCCTGAACAGCTTTTGCAGGATTTTCTTAAGCAATGTAAGTCGACCCGTCGAAGGGATTATCCTCATCAAAAATACCCTATTATGCACCTTAACCGTCA
Encoded here:
- a CDS encoding ExbD/TolR family protein, translating into MARRTPVEVNAGSMADIAFLLLIFFLVTTKIPNEKGLPILLPPKNTHQENVKVKQKNILTVLVNSNNQLLVEKEPLNIKDLRKTTIDFLENRGSNPQSSDSPQKAVVSIKTDRGTNYNTYMKVMNEVQAAYNTLRAKRMGISLQNYLALDKEKATKKMLDKYKEAKDEYPLRISEAEQSTAGQ
- a CDS encoding FtsK/SpoIIIE domain-containing protein, with amino-acid sequence MALQIQANARKTLRKVSLYIKEQLGMTSLYDVVIWKLAFFISIKSKNTQFEEDEKIDRSIRVITDYTSLFNNTEKYLIINLLSIVHQRKVDINSEEPMRLVEKHCRQGFKILEEKFAGTDVDVVNFFLNEIPNIAADAPAEDLDNLEELIVKVKDKLSEKLHEAFIETKIAVKYLGYRDFQRISKYYFEVRDLNHNREIVDEITKSNLELQTGLHNKLYLANSSRERTFSVNVIKDEIPPFYVEEYLFETNDRDYSLMIGLDDEDRVFTTTLESLPHLLIGGTTGSGKSVFLKNLVYQLSKKYLNLVLVDPKGGTTFGGYEDKERCMLIKNTKDADAIMSDLVEEMDERYQKKKLDLEMPIVVVIDELADLLGQNKGLEALLIRLAQKGREAHIHLILATQRPDAKILEGLLRTNLPSRIAFKVQNQNESRIILGDMGAETLQNKGEMLFNNQKFTKRLQGFYIE
- a CDS encoding class II aldolase/adducin family protein, which translates into the protein MTNKALTKDQSKITDNVPRPPQYDTPQKQRNYLKRQLAAAFRLFAKFGFDEGVAGHITARDPEYTNHFWVNPFGLDFSLIKVSDLVLCNDKGEVVEGKHPMINRAAFAIHSCIHKARPKVIAAAHTHSMYGKAWSTLGRKLSPITQDACAFYQDHELFDDYNGVVNELEEGTRIAQALGQYKAVILQNHGLLTVGNTVEAAAWWFITMERSCQAQLLAESVGKPVMISHEVASKTQAELGSPLAGWFQFQPLWQRITKEQPDLLD
- the fabF gene encoding beta-ketoacyl-ACP synthase II, producing MNTFSKTIQLRRVVVTGMGALTPIGNNIEDYWQGLMSGKSGADKITRFDPSNFKTQFACEVKGFEPNDHFDRKEARKMDLFTQFAMVSVEEAIKNAQLNLDTIDTNEVGVIWASGIGGLNTLQEEIIGFADRDRQPKFNPFLVPKMIADIAAGMISIKYGFRGVNYCTVSACASSTNALIDAFNFIRLGQAKIIVTGGSEASVNATGVGGFSAMKALSSNNENPTSASRPFDANRDGFVLGEGAGALILEDLEHALARNAPIYAEVIGGGTAADAYHITATHPEGLGAQLAMQRAMADADIGLADIDYINAHATSTPVGDVGEMKAISELFTDHLNNLDVSATKSMTGHLLGAAGAIEAVASILSIKNNMIPPTVNLDNRDENIDARLQLTPNTAKAKNVNIAMSNTFGFGGHNAIGVFKKFEQ
- a CDS encoding TetR/AcrR family transcriptional regulator; translation: MKKSEKTKRTIIEKSARLFNQKGYAGTSIQDIIKVTGMSKGSIYGNNFHNKDEIALAVFSYNVNLLFADLWAMVAEQTSARAKLMTFCEFHRQNYQTVLDYGGCPMLNVAIDSDDTHPMLNQQVALSFKKWETKLTDIIVLGIRQKEFKPETDAFHFAGLSISLIEGSIMLAKTHKDPKYILNALVHIEHLIDTLDINH